In Actinoplanes derwentensis, the following proteins share a genomic window:
- a CDS encoding sensor histidine kinase, translating into MDSEINTLLWPLPRAWAARHPTAVDAMLSAVLCAFAAAGYVRSGGLPGDRPLTIFDWAVSAVAAGAVAGRRRFPRTLLIVVTAGLATQYSITQHRNPLLILAGAILSYTVAAGTDRRTTWMHIAGSGFALYLADATRRQDLLTLDSLPILTFLSMAAAFGDATRSRRAYLAEVEERARRAEQTREEEAQRRVIQERLRIARELHDVVAHHIAVISVQAAAASHLLDRRPEQVRPALDLIRHSGDDVLKELSSIVGVLRQSDDPVVTTEPTPGLSRLPALLETVAAAGLRVAFEETGEPRELPAVTDLAAYRIVQEALTNAHKHGAGTAELDLTWSGRSLTIQVLNDVALHGDTTGSGYGLVGMRERAAAANGILEVHETPGGRFTVHTALPYEDKK; encoded by the coding sequence ATGGACAGCGAGATCAACACCCTGCTCTGGCCCCTGCCCCGCGCCTGGGCCGCCCGGCATCCGACAGCCGTCGACGCGATGCTCTCGGCGGTGTTGTGCGCGTTCGCCGCGGCCGGCTACGTCCGATCCGGTGGCCTGCCCGGCGACCGGCCGCTGACCATCTTCGACTGGGCCGTCTCAGCGGTGGCGGCCGGGGCGGTGGCCGGCCGGCGGCGGTTCCCGCGCACCCTGCTGATCGTGGTGACCGCCGGACTGGCCACGCAGTACAGCATCACCCAGCACCGCAACCCGCTGCTGATCCTGGCCGGCGCCATCCTGTCGTACACGGTCGCCGCCGGCACCGACCGCCGCACCACCTGGATGCACATCGCCGGCAGCGGGTTCGCCCTCTACCTCGCCGACGCGACCCGGCGGCAGGACCTGCTGACCCTGGACAGCCTGCCGATCCTCACCTTCCTCAGCATGGCCGCCGCGTTCGGCGACGCAACCCGCAGCCGCCGCGCCTACCTCGCCGAGGTCGAGGAACGGGCCCGCCGCGCCGAGCAGACCCGGGAGGAGGAGGCACAGCGCCGGGTCATCCAGGAACGGCTGCGCATCGCCCGCGAGCTGCATGACGTGGTCGCCCACCACATCGCGGTGATCAGCGTGCAGGCCGCCGCCGCCAGCCACCTCCTCGACCGCAGACCCGAGCAGGTCCGCCCGGCGCTGGACCTGATCCGGCACTCCGGCGACGACGTGCTCAAGGAGTTGTCGTCGATCGTCGGGGTGCTGCGCCAGTCCGACGACCCGGTGGTGACCACCGAACCCACCCCCGGCCTGTCCCGGCTGCCCGCCCTGCTGGAGACGGTCGCCGCCGCCGGTCTGCGGGTCGCGTTCGAGGAGACCGGCGAGCCACGGGAGCTGCCCGCCGTCACCGATCTGGCCGCCTACCGGATCGTGCAGGAAGCCCTGACCAACGCCCACAAACACGGCGCCGGGACCGCCGAACTCGACCTCACCTGGTCCGGGCGCAGCCTGACCATCCAGGTGCTCAACGACGTCGCCCTGCACGGTGACACCACCGGCTCCGGCTACGGCCTGGTCGGGATGCGGGAACGGGCGGCCGCCGCCAACGGGATCCTGGAAGTGCACGAGACACCGGGCGGCCGGTTCACCGTGCACACCGCGCTACCTTATGAGGACAAAAAGTGA
- a CDS encoding ABC transporter substrate-binding protein: MKLIEWLVQRPWRYGAERPLPIIGLIRPVAGGPDPLDGIAEWLRSARFTPWARTGTRLVQRPAVLWDEQAGCEDQAGGEDQAAPPPEARAESVTDRPPTVEDLLDVAVKGLAADGAGWRLRFPHYGLALWLVHLRPIQPKSPDKEREAIAGQLQRHLRQRLENTAYLEGLADAVGDFPWWVRLSSRIVPRLGLLFMRGTWRPPRWFARHRLNQAGSFYDMARDFANSEKRCGLTEAERRQRRDVVDQLLVDAFLQDLRVAHRRRSLFGAGRRRTTYPVLLVESDSVQAAQLVRLIEKAGFVPGQRRPGHPRSEPLLVVTNPVTDGSPAPFAPGDARMAYQEWAEEQRHASREGRSTLALRLPVETERPGDWAELGRVGLPRRRLPWMSSVLPLLLVVALVAVPWANGRRCEAWWWPMTGNTLQREKLDSDGTTTQCIGLADDRHRFFAGRPPHADDEVAGKLRAVEELIARTNRKVLEHPHEADRHPVTIVYLSTLTNTTLGGYQAALEELRGLALGQQQALTTQAPILLRLANGGDQMRYGGTAARLIANAADRLNVVAVVGLGVSRRGTEEAIRVLDGERIPTLATLLTADDLNKAVMTYHQIAPSNRREAAVAAFYAKQKLGVAAAAVYYSGDAEDLYSTGLAHDVHQEFEARGIRILERIPYGAGGKDASNLGSRACAEQARARKGRAVPDDYLVFFAGRPDDFENFLSGLSASCERNPPRILAGDAITEFVLSGGLAKHPRLALHYMSPASSRMWGADCAAIRRTELFFIEYEKAGYGDACTEGQAARAMFGWDALETVRTAIVQVRGSSSKAPINGTSLLQGIGMLTGVNAVDGVTGEIDYSGAAGNPWLPANKLMLVMRADAGGGTELELLCATTRVPGHDPGCPSDGVR; this comes from the coding sequence TTGAAGCTGATCGAATGGCTGGTGCAGCGGCCCTGGCGGTACGGCGCCGAGCGCCCTCTCCCGATCATCGGCCTGATCCGTCCGGTCGCGGGCGGGCCGGATCCGCTCGACGGGATCGCCGAATGGCTGCGCAGTGCCCGTTTCACGCCCTGGGCGCGGACCGGGACGCGGCTGGTACAACGCCCGGCCGTGCTGTGGGATGAGCAGGCCGGGTGTGAGGATCAGGCCGGGGGCGAGGATCAGGCGGCGCCGCCACCGGAGGCGCGTGCCGAATCCGTGACGGACCGGCCGCCGACGGTCGAGGATCTGCTGGACGTGGCAGTCAAGGGCCTGGCCGCGGACGGTGCGGGCTGGCGGCTCCGGTTCCCGCACTACGGTCTGGCGCTGTGGCTGGTGCACCTTCGGCCTATTCAGCCCAAGTCCCCGGACAAGGAGCGGGAGGCGATCGCCGGGCAGTTGCAGCGGCATCTGCGTCAGCGTCTGGAGAACACCGCCTACCTGGAGGGCCTGGCCGACGCGGTCGGTGACTTCCCGTGGTGGGTGCGGTTGAGTTCGAGGATCGTACCCAGGCTGGGTCTGCTCTTCATGCGGGGGACGTGGCGCCCGCCGCGCTGGTTCGCCCGGCACCGCCTCAATCAGGCGGGCAGCTTTTACGACATGGCGCGTGACTTCGCCAACTCGGAGAAGCGGTGCGGGCTCACCGAGGCGGAGCGGCGGCAGCGTCGGGACGTCGTCGATCAACTGTTGGTGGACGCGTTCCTGCAGGATCTGCGAGTGGCGCACCGGCGCCGGAGTCTGTTCGGGGCGGGCCGGCGCCGGACCACCTATCCGGTGCTGCTGGTGGAGTCGGACAGTGTGCAGGCCGCCCAGTTGGTGCGGCTGATCGAGAAGGCCGGGTTCGTGCCGGGGCAGCGCCGGCCGGGACATCCGCGCAGTGAGCCGCTGCTGGTCGTGACGAATCCGGTGACGGACGGTTCGCCGGCCCCTTTCGCTCCGGGGGACGCGCGGATGGCCTACCAGGAGTGGGCCGAGGAGCAGCGGCATGCGAGCCGGGAGGGGCGGAGCACCCTTGCTCTGCGGTTGCCGGTGGAGACCGAGCGGCCGGGGGACTGGGCCGAACTGGGCCGGGTGGGCCTGCCCCGGCGGCGCCTGCCGTGGATGTCGTCGGTTCTGCCGTTGCTGCTGGTGGTGGCGCTGGTGGCGGTGCCCTGGGCCAACGGCCGGCGGTGTGAGGCGTGGTGGTGGCCGATGACCGGGAACACGCTGCAACGGGAGAAGCTCGACAGCGACGGGACGACGACCCAGTGCATCGGGTTGGCCGACGATCGGCATCGATTTTTCGCCGGGCGGCCGCCGCATGCCGACGACGAGGTCGCCGGGAAGTTGCGTGCGGTGGAGGAGCTGATCGCGCGGACCAACCGGAAGGTGCTGGAGCATCCGCACGAGGCGGATCGTCACCCGGTGACGATCGTCTATCTGAGTACGTTGACCAACACCACGCTCGGTGGCTACCAGGCGGCGCTGGAGGAGTTGCGTGGTCTGGCGCTGGGGCAGCAGCAGGCACTCACCACGCAGGCTCCGATACTGCTGCGGCTGGCCAACGGCGGGGACCAGATGAGGTACGGCGGTACCGCCGCCCGGTTGATCGCGAATGCTGCGGATCGGTTGAACGTGGTGGCGGTGGTGGGCCTGGGGGTGAGCCGCCGGGGCACCGAGGAGGCGATCCGGGTGCTGGACGGTGAGCGGATTCCCACCCTGGCGACGCTGCTCACCGCGGACGACCTGAACAAGGCGGTGATGACGTATCACCAGATCGCGCCGTCGAATCGCCGGGAGGCCGCGGTCGCCGCCTTCTACGCGAAGCAGAAGCTGGGCGTGGCGGCGGCGGCCGTCTACTACTCGGGGGACGCCGAGGATCTGTACAGCACCGGCCTGGCGCACGACGTCCATCAGGAGTTCGAGGCTCGGGGCATCCGGATTCTGGAGCGGATCCCGTACGGGGCGGGCGGCAAGGACGCGTCGAACCTCGGTAGTCGGGCGTGTGCCGAGCAGGCGAGAGCGAGGAAGGGCCGGGCGGTGCCGGACGACTACCTGGTCTTCTTCGCCGGGCGCCCGGATGATTTCGAGAACTTTCTGTCGGGGCTCAGTGCGTCCTGTGAGCGGAATCCGCCGCGGATCCTGGCCGGGGACGCGATCACCGAGTTCGTGCTTTCCGGTGGCCTGGCCAAGCATCCGCGCCTGGCCTTGCATTACATGTCACCGGCGAGCAGCCGGATGTGGGGTGCGGACTGTGCGGCGATCCGGCGGACCGAGTTGTTCTTCATCGAGTACGAGAAGGCGGGCTACGGCGACGCGTGCACGGAGGGGCAGGCGGCGCGGGCGATGTTCGGGTGGGACGCGCTGGAGACGGTGCGGACCGCGATCGTGCAGGTGCGTGGGTCGAGCAGCAAGGCGCCGATCAACGGGACGAGTCTGCTTCAGGGGATCGGGATGCTGACCGGTGTCAACGCGGTGGACGGGGTGACCGGGGAGATCGACTATTCGGGCGCCGCGGGAAACCCGTGGTTGCCAGCGAACAAGCTGATGCTGGTGATGCGGGCGGACGCCGGTGGTGGCACCGAGCTGGAGTTGCTCTGTGCCACCACCCGTGTGCCCGGTCACGATCCGGGCTGTCCGTCCGACGGGGTCAGGTGA
- a CDS encoding GNAT family N-acetyltransferase: protein MVAAFERDPVLRFLFPSDEDYPRHAAAFFGHLFDKRVGKGAIWTADGGLAAAIWEPPGEDEPVASASKESTAIAELPGDARERMRRYDDAVHAAFPSRPYWYLGVLGTHPAAAGRRLGRTVMAEGLRRAAADGLPAYLETSTPGNVDLYRGAGWEVVAEVNDPLPIWIMQQ from the coding sequence ATGGTGGCGGCGTTCGAGAGGGATCCGGTTCTCCGGTTTCTCTTTCCGTCGGACGAGGACTATCCGCGGCATGCGGCGGCCTTCTTCGGGCATCTCTTCGACAAGCGGGTCGGTAAAGGAGCCATCTGGACGGCTGACGGCGGGCTGGCCGCTGCCATCTGGGAGCCGCCGGGTGAGGACGAGCCGGTCGCTTCGGCGAGCAAGGAGAGCACGGCGATCGCAGAGCTTCCGGGGGACGCCCGGGAGCGGATGCGGCGGTATGACGACGCGGTTCACGCGGCTTTTCCGAGCCGGCCCTACTGGTATCTGGGGGTGCTCGGTACCCATCCGGCGGCTGCGGGGCGGCGGCTCGGGCGGACCGTGATGGCCGAAGGGCTGCGCCGGGCGGCAGCGGATGGGCTGCCCGCCTACCTGGAGACCAGCACGCCGGGCAATGTGGACCTTTACCGCGGGGCCGGGTGGGAAGTCGTCGCCGAGGTGAACGACCCCCTGCCGATCTGGATCATGCAGCAGTGA
- a CDS encoding response regulator: MIRVLLADDQVLIRAGYRMILDSEPDIEIVGEARDGREAVELARTARADVVLMDIRMPGLDGIEATRRIAADDDLAGVRILVLTTFENDDNVMLAVRAGASGFLGKGVSADELIHAVRVVAAGDALLSPKATRGLLDHLIGQPGPGPAVTATALDDLTHREREVLVLVANGYTNEEIGERLFLSPLTAKTHVNRAMTKLGVRDRAQLVVVAYQSGLVTVPRG, encoded by the coding sequence GTGATTCGTGTGCTGCTCGCCGACGACCAGGTCCTGATCCGGGCCGGTTACCGGATGATCCTGGACTCCGAACCGGACATCGAGATCGTCGGCGAGGCCAGAGACGGGCGCGAAGCCGTCGAACTGGCCCGCACCGCCCGCGCCGACGTGGTGCTGATGGACATCCGGATGCCCGGCCTGGACGGCATCGAGGCCACCCGCCGCATCGCCGCCGACGACGACCTGGCCGGCGTGCGGATCCTGGTGCTCACCACGTTCGAGAACGACGACAACGTGATGCTCGCCGTCCGCGCCGGGGCCAGTGGTTTCCTCGGCAAGGGCGTCAGCGCCGACGAGCTGATCCACGCGGTCCGGGTGGTCGCCGCCGGAGACGCCCTGCTGTCCCCGAAAGCCACCCGCGGCCTGCTCGACCACCTGATCGGCCAGCCCGGCCCGGGACCCGCCGTCACCGCCACCGCCCTCGACGACCTCACCCACCGGGAACGGGAGGTGCTGGTCCTGGTCGCCAACGGCTACACCAACGAGGAGATCGGCGAACGCCTGTTCCTGTCCCCGTTGACAGCCAAGACCCACGTCAACCGGGCGATGACCAAACTGGGAGTACGAGACCGGGCACAGCTCGTGGTGGTCGCCTACCAGAGCGGGCTGGTGACCGTGCCCCGTGGCTAG
- a CDS encoding efflux RND transporter permease subunit has product MSIFARLSLANRKLVAIIAALVVALGAYSAMSLKQQLLPDLSFPAVTVAASYPGAAPEVVEQQVTVPIEDTVQNLTGVESMTSTSRQGSTLVMLSFAFGTDIDDASAEVQQALAKARLPQDVDPQVMTGSTGDMPTMTLAATGSTAADLTRHVVPALQAVDGVNEVSVSGAREQIVTITPSNPATTQAIAAALSTLGGTSSAGSITADGRDLSLAVGAAVTSLDQVKNLWITAGTKPQQLKDIATVELTDADTTSITRTNGEPSLGVSLTMDHGGSSSAISTDVRDLLPGLTEQLGAGAALTVVSDNGPAVKESVDGLLEEGALGLVMAILIIVLFLRSARSTLVTAVSIPLSLLIALIALWTLDYSLNILTLGALTIAVGRVVDDSIVVLENIKRHLGYGEDRRHAVITAVREVSSAVTSSTLTTVAVFLPIAFVSGMVGELFGSFSITVTVAMLASLLVSLTVVPALAYWFLKAPADSAGVDPQEYRQRVEDEERQGRLQRIYLPVIAFSVRRRKTVLGIAGALLLLTVFMATGLKTTFIDESGESTLSVSQTLPPGTDLATTDKAAQQVETAIAGLDGIESYQVTIGASGGFLGGGGGGNSVSYTLNLTEDADAATVTDALDTAVSGLTGAGEVTVGSGGGGFGGTGIEVSVRADDDATLKTATTLVADTLAGVSEVTGVTSDLSESAPQISIVAKGEAAARYGLTDQAIVSALRQTVQGSTVTRVTLDGAEHEVVVSTGADAPTSLADVKAVRLTTPAGPVRLDRVATVTQIDGPVQRTRIDGDSTNTVTATPVGDDTGAASTAAQTALDKIELPAGSSYEMGGVTSQQNDAFTQLGLAIAIAIALVFLILVAVFRSIRQTLILLVSIPFAFVGAIALLLLTDTAMGVAALIGILMLIGIVVTNAIVLMDLINQYRERGMTVTEAVVEGGLRRLRPILMTALATIFALLPMALGITGAGGFISQPLAVVVIGGLLSSTLLTLVLIPVLYTMVESRRDRRPTPAPVEAEPELVSVT; this is encoded by the coding sequence GTGTCGATATTCGCCCGTCTCAGCCTCGCCAACCGCAAACTGGTGGCCATCATCGCCGCCCTCGTCGTAGCGCTCGGCGCGTACTCGGCGATGTCCCTCAAACAGCAACTGCTGCCCGACCTGTCGTTCCCCGCCGTGACCGTGGCCGCCTCCTACCCCGGCGCCGCCCCCGAGGTCGTCGAGCAGCAGGTCACCGTGCCGATCGAGGACACGGTGCAGAACCTGACCGGGGTGGAGTCGATGACCTCCACCTCCCGGCAGGGCTCGACGCTGGTGATGCTGTCGTTCGCCTTCGGCACCGACATCGACGACGCGTCCGCCGAAGTCCAGCAGGCCCTCGCCAAAGCCCGCCTGCCCCAGGACGTCGACCCGCAGGTGATGACCGGCAGCACCGGCGACATGCCGACGATGACCCTGGCCGCCACCGGATCGACAGCGGCCGACCTCACCCGCCACGTGGTGCCCGCTCTGCAGGCCGTCGACGGCGTCAACGAGGTCTCCGTCTCCGGGGCCCGCGAGCAGATCGTCACGATCACCCCGTCGAACCCGGCGACCACCCAGGCCATCGCCGCCGCCCTGAGCACCCTCGGCGGCACCTCGTCGGCCGGATCGATCACCGCGGACGGCCGGGACCTGAGCCTCGCCGTCGGCGCCGCGGTCACCTCACTCGACCAGGTCAAAAACCTCTGGATCACCGCTGGTACGAAACCCCAGCAGCTCAAGGACATCGCAACGGTCGAACTCACCGACGCCGACACCACCTCGATCACTCGCACCAACGGGGAACCCAGCCTCGGCGTCTCGCTCACCATGGACCACGGCGGCAGTTCCTCCGCGATCTCCACCGACGTCCGCGACCTGCTTCCCGGCCTGACGGAGCAGCTCGGTGCCGGAGCCGCCCTGACCGTCGTCTCCGACAACGGCCCCGCTGTCAAGGAATCCGTCGACGGCCTCCTCGAAGAGGGCGCGCTCGGCCTGGTGATGGCCATCCTGATCATCGTGCTGTTCCTGCGGTCCGCCCGATCCACCCTGGTCACCGCGGTCTCGATCCCACTGTCCCTGCTGATCGCCCTGATCGCGCTCTGGACCCTGGACTACTCGCTCAACATCCTCACCCTGGGCGCCCTGACCATCGCGGTCGGCCGGGTGGTCGACGACTCGATCGTGGTCCTGGAGAACATCAAACGCCACCTCGGGTACGGCGAGGACCGCCGGCACGCCGTAATCACCGCCGTCCGTGAGGTCTCCTCAGCGGTCACCTCCTCCACCCTCACCACCGTCGCGGTGTTCCTGCCGATCGCGTTCGTCAGCGGCATGGTCGGCGAACTGTTCGGCTCCTTCTCGATCACCGTCACCGTCGCCATGCTCGCGTCTCTGCTGGTGTCGCTGACCGTCGTCCCGGCGCTCGCCTACTGGTTCCTCAAAGCCCCCGCGGACTCCGCCGGTGTCGACCCCCAGGAGTACCGGCAGCGTGTCGAGGACGAGGAACGGCAGGGCCGTCTCCAGCGGATCTACCTGCCGGTCATCGCGTTCTCGGTTCGCCGCCGCAAGACCGTCCTCGGCATCGCCGGCGCCCTGCTCCTGCTGACCGTCTTCATGGCCACCGGCCTGAAGACCACTTTCATCGACGAGTCCGGTGAGAGCACGCTGAGCGTCAGCCAGACCCTGCCGCCCGGCACCGACCTGGCCACCACGGACAAGGCGGCCCAGCAGGTCGAGACCGCGATCGCCGGTCTGGACGGCATCGAGTCCTACCAGGTCACCATCGGCGCCAGCGGCGGATTCCTCGGCGGCGGAGGCGGTGGTAACAGCGTCTCCTACACGCTCAACCTGACCGAGGACGCCGACGCGGCCACCGTCACCGACGCCCTGGACACCGCGGTCAGCGGCCTCACCGGCGCCGGTGAGGTCACTGTCGGCAGCGGCGGAGGCGGCTTCGGCGGTACCGGCATCGAGGTGTCCGTCCGCGCCGACGACGACGCCACCCTCAAGACCGCCACCACCCTGGTCGCCGACACCCTCGCCGGGGTCTCCGAGGTCACCGGCGTCACCAGCGACCTGTCCGAGAGCGCCCCGCAGATCAGCATCGTCGCCAAGGGCGAGGCCGCGGCCCGCTACGGTCTCACCGACCAGGCCATCGTGTCGGCACTGCGGCAGACCGTACAGGGCAGCACCGTCACCCGGGTCACCCTGGACGGCGCCGAACACGAGGTCGTCGTCTCCACCGGCGCCGACGCCCCCACCAGTCTCGCCGACGTCAAAGCCGTCAGACTGACCACCCCGGCCGGACCGGTACGCCTCGACCGGGTCGCCACCGTCACCCAGATCGACGGCCCGGTCCAGCGCACCCGCATCGACGGCGACAGCACCAACACGGTCACCGCCACCCCGGTCGGCGACGACACCGGCGCCGCCAGCACGGCCGCTCAGACGGCCCTCGACAAGATCGAACTGCCGGCCGGTTCCTCGTACGAGATGGGTGGTGTGACCTCGCAGCAGAACGACGCGTTCACCCAGCTCGGCCTGGCCATCGCCATCGCGATCGCCCTGGTCTTCCTGATCCTGGTCGCGGTGTTCCGCAGTATCCGGCAGACCCTGATCCTGCTGGTGTCGATCCCGTTCGCGTTCGTCGGCGCGATCGCCCTGCTGCTGCTCACCGACACCGCGATGGGCGTGGCCGCCCTGATCGGCATCCTGATGCTGATCGGCATCGTGGTCACCAACGCGATCGTCCTGATGGACCTGATCAACCAGTACCGCGAACGCGGCATGACCGTCACCGAAGCAGTCGTCGAAGGCGGCCTGCGCCGGCTGCGGCCCATCCTGATGACTGCCCTGGCCACCATCTTCGCGCTGTTGCCGATGGCCCTGGGCATCACCGGCGCGGGCGGCTTCATCTCCCAGCCCCTGGCCGTCGTGGTGATCGGCGGCCTGCTCAGCAGCACCCTGCTGACCCTGGTCCTGATCCCGGTCCTCTACACGATGGTCGAGTCCCGCCGGGACCGGCGCCCCACCCCAGCTCCGGTGGAGGCCGAACCCGAACTGGTCTCCGTCACCTGA